In the genome of bacterium, one region contains:
- a CDS encoding ABC transporter permease, whose product MRGFGAFLAYRLVRTLVALWLVSSVVFVVMRLSGDPAPLLLPPDAPTSEIFRVRHELGLDRPLLVQYAVFLGNILHGDFGRSIHFREPAMAVALGYLPATFELGAAAFVIAVLCALPIGILSAVRRNSPLDHGAMGFALIGQSAPTFFIGVLLILVFSLRLNLFPTSGRGGLAHLVLPAATLGAFTMASIARITRSAMLEVLRTDFVRTARAKGLAEAAVVLKHTLKNASLPIITITGLQLGTLLGGAIVTETVFAWPGMGRLAVQSIYNRDYPV is encoded by the coding sequence ATGCGCGGCTTCGGCGCGTTTCTCGCGTACCGGCTCGTCCGGACGCTCGTCGCGCTGTGGCTCGTCTCCTCGGTCGTCTTCGTCGTCATGCGGCTGTCCGGGGATCCGGCGCCGCTGCTGCTGCCGCCCGACGCCCCGACATCCGAGATCTTCCGCGTCCGGCACGAGCTGGGGCTCGACCGGCCGCTGCTCGTGCAGTACGCCGTCTTTCTCGGCAACATCCTGCACGGCGACTTCGGACGATCCATTCACTTCCGCGAGCCGGCGATGGCGGTTGCCCTTGGCTATCTGCCGGCGACGTTCGAGCTGGGGGCCGCGGCGTTTGTCATCGCGGTCCTCTGCGCGCTGCCGATCGGGATCCTCTCCGCGGTGCGGCGCAACTCGCCGCTCGACCACGGGGCGATGGGGTTCGCGCTGATCGGCCAATCCGCGCCCACGTTTTTCATCGGCGTGCTCCTGATCCTCGTGTTCTCGCTGCGCTTGAACCTCTTCCCCACCTCCGGCCGCGGCGGGCTCGCACATCTCGTGCTGCCGGCCGCGACCCTGGGGGCCTTTACGATGGCCTCGATCGCCCGCATCACGCGCTCGGCCATGCTGGAGGTGCTGCGGACCGACTTCGTCCGCACGGCGCGGGCGAAGGGATTGGCGGAGGCGGCGGTGGTGCTCAAGCACACGCTCAAGAACGCGTCGCTGCCCATCATCACGATCACCGGGCTGCAGCTCGGAACGCTGCTCGGCGGCGCCATCGTGACCGAGACGGTGTTCGCCTGGCCCGGCATGGGCCGGCTCGCCGTCCAATCGATCTACAACCGGGACTATCCCGTGG